The Ficedula albicollis isolate OC2 chromosome 5, FicAlb1.5, whole genome shotgun sequence genome includes the window gttttggttttgcttgcCTTTCAATTTATGTTTCTTGGCACTCATCTCCAGATAAATGGATGAACTGCTGAGAAAAGTGGTGCTAAGTGGTTAGActatcagagaaaaaaagacctTGGATTCCTTTGACCTGTTTTTTACTATCTTCAGGATTCCTTGAAGGAAAGAATAGCCAACtattcttaattttattatcTCTGAAAAATTTATAGCCTTAATGTAAGCCGTGGTTAGGCAAATGAAGACAGACAACCTGGCTTTAGGAGCACTTCAAAACTCTGTGCTTATAACACAGGGCTGTAAGTATTTGTGTGCAGGCTTGGCTCCATATGCTAACTTCTCCTTTTATTCTGTTATCTTCCCTGAATATCACTAGGTTCCCAGGTAGCCACAGGGACCTTGGCTGCATGTTTGGAAGACTGCagaatgaaaaatgggaaagatgGTTCTTAGGGAAGCTTTGAAGATTCTTTAGAGAGCCACTGAGGCAGTATGCCACTCAGTGAGGTAGGAAAAAGCTCCACAAGCTGACTACTAGCGACGTTTTTCCCCCTAGATGCCACAAATTTATAATTGAGCATCATTTCCagtaatatattaattatttcatgGCTATGCACAGCAGAGTGACAAAGATTGGAAGTTGTACGGGGCATTATGACCAGTAAAAGTACGATTAAAAAAATGTAGCCTTCCCAACTTGCAGCCAGATGTTTCAACCTTTAAAGTATCTTTAATGAAATCACCTTATCTTTTATCCGGTACATAAAgccagaatttttcttttccagctagCATCAGTTATGCCAAAATGGAATTTAAACAAGGCAGCTTTGAAAAAAGACAGTGAGATAAAAATGTTGATCAGAAATGCATTGAaagttatgaaaataaatatttccattgaCTGCAGGAACTACTAAGCCAAATTTTAAGACTTGGCCACCTAAAACATGTGATAATTTCTCATCTATTTCAATGTGGTTTTCTTAACTTCATTGTATCATTCCTTAAATCCGAATGGGATTTAATATCCTGGCTGTAGTAAGGCAGGAAATGTTACACACTTGGAAGATATAACTTGTGTCTAAGGAGGATATAgtgagaaataataaaaatcaaatgtacaggggaggaaacagaaacaaaaattaccAAATTATTGATAGACAGATGTGTTATTGAGACATTTGCttgttaatttctttaattttaagttaattgtgacatttgcttttcctCTACCTACATTGGTTTATAGAACTTTCTGACTTCAAATAAGCAGAGTTACTTCCACCTATAGCTTGTCAGTCAACTCCCAAGATTTACAATCACAAATACCTAAGGAATGCCTTTAATTCCTCCACTTAAAAATTTCTACGTCTGAAAAAATCAGTAAATTTGCAGAGAGACTCAAATTTAGTATTTGCAGTTGTATTGAAAACAGAGTTTGCTTTGGGAAGCCAGCATGCCAGGAATGGGGGGTGGGGGGATTGGGGGGGAGCTGAGTGACTCTACCTGCCTTCAGTTTTGGCAGTTCACTGAGGAAAAACTCTTTACACAGTATGTATGGATATATAATGTATGGACAATggttttccttcaaaaaatttcttttttttctttttaatcaaacaGGTTTCCAACTCTTCAatctttttaatgcttttgggGTAGAGATTTCTGACACAGAGACAGAACTCACTTCTACATTAGGGTCCCTGAGATAtgctgaaaaatacagcaattatGAGCCCTATTTTAAGTTAGCATTAAGCAGTTGTAAAAGTTTACTGAAGTAAAACCCTTTccaaaaagtttttaaaatatatttaatttaatccTTGCTTCCTCAATCTTTACCTCTGCCATACCACGGTCAACCCTAAAGTCACAAATGTATATTTAGACATGTCCTTGTGCTCTTGCTTAGTATGATCAAGAGTAGTCCCAAATACATATCATCTGTACTGATTTTTATTGTATCAATTTATTAAGGACTGATATTTAGAGTTTAGGATACTGGCATTAATAAAAGCACTACCTTTCTTACCatcacagggaaagaaaacattaggAAAATTTTAACAGATTTCTAATAGCAAAATCAATGTAACAAAATAAGGAGAGAAACTCCAGAATCTGCTTAAATGACTGCCCAATCAAAGCTCTTTTCCTTGTAGTATCTAAAGAGAAGTGCTGTTTGCTTCACCTAACTTGTTTGAATCAttactgaaatgtttaattCAGGTGCCACATCTGCTTAGGTGAGAGGTGCACTGGACAGAGTACTAGAATGAGGTGAATGCATAAATCAGTCATATTAAAATATGACAGTCAGTTCTTAGGAGGTTCCCAGCAAACCAGGAGCTGTAGCTGCCTGTGGCTGCATGCTCTCAGCTGGGCTTTCTGTTGTACCCAGGAGTGAAATCAAACCTAATCAGTAACTGGACTTGCAATCAGAAGCCAGCTTAGTGCGGGGTATTGGATCTGTTAGGAGGTACAGGCTGTCTCTCTCTGATGATGATGGAAAAGTGAGAGAGTGATAACAACTATTATTGCTCTGTGTGGTCCCAAGCATCTCAGAGGAGGCTCTGCATATCCATTCTCATTTTAAGAGAGAGTGTCATGACGGATCAGAGCACTGTGATCTAGATGGGAGCCAGGCCGTATTAGAGGCGGATAAACTGTCACACTTAGGCTCATGTTAGGATGTAATCCTGTTAAGAGTTTCTCTACAGTATCACGTCATCTGGCATAATTGAAGAGAAATCACTCTTGACTGAAATATGCCTGTGAGAGAGAAAACCATGAACAGTGGGGTACCTAATCTTACTGTTTCTATAAAAGGACAATACACAGTATAGGCTGTATTACAGTTTTGCATTTATATCTCtttaaaatttggatttttaatgATAAACAGGATTTTTCAGGGTCTCACCTTTTTATCTCCAACTGTTTGAACCTTGAGGCCAATACTTGATGATGCTGTAAAGAAATACAGTAATCTGAAAGTGCAAGGTTGAAGGGTTATGACAGTTTGTCTGCTAAGGATGCTTTCTGCACTACCAGTCCATAGGATTCCCAAAAGTAGCATCAGGGACATGTTATAAACTGCACAGCTGTGTCAAAAGAACAAGGTTTTATGCATGACTGAAGTAAGTTTCTTTCTGAATGACCTGGATGTTCTTgaattgtttaaaataaatagaaatataataataataaataataaataataggaaaaaatgaaaacacaattttgaaatagaatttttgTTCACTAAAATTCTATTTGGTTGAAATCCCAGCCTGAGTTTTGACCTGGATAaacaaaacctggaaaaattcTGTGCTTATGTCACTGCAATTGAAGACCCTGAGAGCTGCACATGATTTGTACTTGCTAAGGTTGATATCCTTCATTAGGTCCAACTATGTATAATGCATGGGGGGGCAGCGGGCACGACAGCCATTGGAAACAACATACAACAAGACAAGACAGCATCAAACAACGCAGTTCCTTTCATTGCATGCTTTAGAGAGTGGGAATGTTTGCTTATAGATCTAAATAATAAGTGGTAGCTGAGAATATAAAAAGTATGCTTACAAGCTGAAAATACACATTAAGGAGCTCATTTATACTAAAGCTAATGCACGTATTTATGTAGCCATTCACAGAACTGTGTAGCAAAATCAAAAGTCATATCTAACCTTTATGGTTTCAAAGGAAGTGTTTGCAAAGCTGCCATGGTTTGAGCTGATCTCCTAAAACAATAACTTAGCAGATGTGAGCCTGTTTCATTTAGTGGAGAACATGTTGTGAAATCTATTGACAGCACAGTTCACATCAGAACCAGTATCAAGATGATAGTTTTAGCAAATACATCTCTTACAGCAGGGTATCCTACATTCGTGAACTACCAtacttgtttaaaatattttcctcataaGGCTCTAATTCACTAGAGCAAGGTACAATGAGCTGGCAGTGTGCATTAATTTGGACAATCTATGCAATGGTATTACAGAAATAGAAGCAGAATATTCCAGAGTCtggtaaaaaatgaaaaaaaaaaaaccaaaaacccacaTGCAGTGTGATTAAAGAATCCAGCCCAGGGTCTACTCTGTCAGGCATCAGTGAATAGCAGTCATTGAAGTCAGTggttctgcaaaagaaaaataattacctgAGCAAAAATTTCTGGTTAAATGCTTTaggttttgggttggttttagTCCTAGAATTTTAAACAGACTTTGAGAGGACAAAGGCTGGAGGTATAGTATGCAAATGCAAGTAGTAGATCTAGCCTTCACTGAAGTCACTGAAAGTTCTGCAGTCATTGCAATGACTTTGCATCAAATCTATTTCAAGACTATTTAACAGTAATATTAAGCTAATGTTTAAtattaatgccttttttttcctttttttttttcccagaaatccaTAAAGAGCTCAACCTTAGAATAGTCTTCTAATGGGCTTGATCTTCCCTATTAAACATTTCATGCtattcagctttttcttttctctttccttttacaGGCAGGCCAGATCTGACAGATAGCGGATATGAGGACTTTGCTGACTTCAGAAAGCTGACAGAAAGCAACAGACCTCAGTGAAATACCCCTCCAAGAACAGAGACTTTTGGTAGCATTAAATTGACCTGTTGTTCAACTACAAAGACATGGCAACTGGTTCTTTCAGCACACATGGAGGAAGGCAACAAACATTGTAACCCTGGCTAAAAAGACTCTGTTTTCCTTATCAAAAGTAGGAGTTAGGGCAATTATAAAAGGATTATTTTATTGTTAGCCTCCAGGACTTTAACTCTGCCTGAACACTGGACATAAATAGAAGCCAATTTTAATGACCTGAGATTTTGTTACCTGTGTGTTATTATTGTTATCAGTTCCTGAATAGTTTGgtactttatttctttaaattagaaATGGGTTCGTGGACTAAAATGTGGCCCACAGATTGGGCTCTTCTCATGAAATCATGGCTCATCTTTTCCCTGGGGCTCTACATACAGGTCTCCAAAACTTTGGCCTGCCCAAAAGTGTGCCGCTGTGACAGAAACTTTGTCTACTGTAATGAACGAAGCTTGACCTCAGTGCCTCTTGGGATACCGGAGGGTGTAACCGTCCTCTACCTCCATAATAACCAAATTAATAATGCTGGATTTCCTGCAGAGTTGCACAATGTCCAGTCTGTGCACACAGTCTACCTGTATGGCAATCAATTGGATGAATTCCCCATGAACCTGCCCAAGAATGTCAGGGTTCTCcacctgcaggaaaacaacatTCAGACTATTTCACGTGCTGCTCTTGCTCAGCTTTTGAAGCTGGAAGAGCTGCACCTGGATGACAACTCCATCTCCACCGTTGGTGTTGAGGATGGGGCTTTCCAGGAAGCCATCAGCCTCAAGCTTCTGTTCTTGTCCAAGAATCACTTGAGCAGTGTGCCAGTAGGCCTTCCGCTGGACTTACAAGAACTTCGCGTGGACGAAAACCGAATTGCTGTCATTTCAGACCTGGCCTTCCAGAATCTGACAAGTCTGGAGCGTCTGATCGTGGATGGCAATCTCCTTACTAATAAAGGCATAGCTGAAGGCACCTTTAGCCACCTCTCCAAGCTTAAGGAATTCTCAATAGTTCGGAATTCACTGACTTACCCTCCTCCCGATCTTCCAGGTACACATCTGCTAAGACTTTATTTGCAGGACAACCAGATAACCCATATACCACTTACAGCCTTTTCAAACCTCCACAAACTGGAACGTCTTGATATTTCCAACAATCAACTTCGGATGTTGGCAAAGGGAGTATTTGATAATCTCCATAACCTGAGACAACTCACTGTAAGGAATAACCCCTGGTTATGTGACTGCAGCATTAAGTGGGTCACTGAATGGCTCAAATTTATTCCTGCTTCCATCAATGTACGGGGTTTTATGTGCCAGGGACCAGAGCAGGTCCGAGGTATGGCAGTCAGGGAGCTCAATATGAATATGTTGTCATGCCCCACCACCACCCCTGGTCTGCCGCTTATCATCACGCCAGTCCCAGCTACAACCGTGCCAACTACATTAGCTCCCAGCTCATCATTTCCTCCCTCAAGTAGTAAATATAATCCTCTCACTCCCATTATTGCCACACTCCCCACTGTGCCTGACAGGGAGGACAGAGAAAGAGTGACACCTCCTTTGTCTGAATGGATTCAGCTCTCCGTCCACTTTGTGAATGACACTTGCATCCAAGTCAACTGGATGTCACTTTTTTCAGTGATGGCATATAAACTCACATGGGTTAAAATGGGCCATAGTCTGGTAGGAGGAATTGTTCATGAACGAATAATTAGTGGTGAGAAGCAGCAATCAAGCTTGGTAAATCTGGAGCCCAAATCCACTTACCGGATTTGTTTGGTTCCACTGGATACTTACAACAACTACCGAACTGGAGAAGACACTGTCTGTTCGGAAGCCACAACCAAGGCTTCCTTTTTGAATGGCAGCAACATCCCCTCCAGCCATGAACAGACGACTTCTCAGAACCTGGGCTCCCCATttctgctggcagggctgattGGGGGTGCGGTGATATTTGTCCTCATGGTCTTGCTCAGCGTTTTTTGCTGGCACATGCACAAAAAAGGTCGTTACACCTCCCAGAAGTGGAAATATAACCGGGGCCGTCGGAAAGATGACTACTGCGAGGCAGGGACCAAGAAGGACAACTCCATCCTGGAGATGACGGAAACCAGCTTCCAGATTGTCTCCTTAAATAATGATCAGCTCCTTAAAGGAGATTTCAGACTGCAGCCCATTTATACCCCAAACGGGGGCATTAACTACACAGACTGCCACATCCCCAACAACATGCGATACTGCAACAGCAACGTCTCAGACCTGGAGCACTGTCACACGTGATAGTGAGGGAAGATGGGGGTCTCTaggacaaggagaaaagaaactcTAGAAAAAATAAGCCCCCcaacaataatgaaaaaaaaattacatttgatAAATGTTACACAGATGCATTTATGCATTTGAATACTCTGTAATTTATACGGTGTACTATAtaatgggatttaaaaaaaagtgctatCTTTTCTATTTCAAGTTAATTGCAAATGGTTTTGTAactctttgctttttaaatctttaaaaaatattgctgagTACTGTACAGGGTTGTACAATAAGAACCCAATGTCATGGCAAAGGAAAGAATGACTCATTCTTCAAACATTAACCACTTTGCTGTCGAAGCAGTCTGAGGGATGTTAAGTTTCTAGGTGTCCtgaattacaggaaaataagtGCATATTAAAACAGGTCACTAGGAACAGACAAAAGCAATTCAGATAAAATGGGCACAACCCTTCTGACTTGAACCCAGCAGTTACTGTTGAGCTTCAAACAATTGGAAACTCATCCGTTCCTCTTTGTCAGTACTGCACTTCTCACCTCCAACTGAAAGCTGGAGTTCTGAGTGCTGCCAATAAAGctactttctttctttgattAGTTTTCTTTCAATCTACTTGGAATAGGAAACGTGGAAAGAGCTCAGTGTCAAACTCAAAGTGACCTTGATTCCTATTTGCAAAAGTTGCTCTGAAAATGTCCCCAGCGCTAGATACTTTATCTTAGAAACTGTTTGTGCTTTTCATTAGGATTAAGAAGCTTTAGGCATTCTCGACCCTGCTCAGTGGGAGGTGAAGGTTATGTAACAGTATGTAACAGAGGGCTGTCATTAAGTTATGCCTCTTGATAGAGCAGTATTTGTTGACATGGCATGTTCAGGTAAAGCAGGAATAAGGGAAATTCTGagtgctcccagctctgcagtatTCATGTACATGTTCATGTAATTTGAAATCTAAAAGTGCATATTGCTGAAAACATGGTGCAAAATCTAATGATAATGGAAAAGTTTTGCTAATAATTTGTATGGTTCAAGTTTTGACTTAAGGGTCTGGGTTATGTTCAGTACGGAAAAtaaggagggagaaaaagacaaaaagataaaacaaacaagaaatataTTGTAAAAAGTTATTTAGTACTGGAAAGACCTCCAGGGCTATTTTGAACTGAAATACGTTCAGTGGGGAAAACCATGTACAAAtcttggtgggttttgtttgtttgtttgttttgttttttttccttcccaattaAAGTATACAGAGACTGACATTAGCTAAGCATTTGTTTGACCGGGGAATTTTGAGAACACAGGTACAATGTCCCTCTGAATTACCCTTCTTTTACCTTAAGCATTTTCGTGTTTTCCATAATGATTTTTGCTTCACAAGCAGTAGGTGGGTTtagaatttgctttttcata containing:
- the FLRT2 gene encoding leucine-rich repeat transmembrane protein FLRT2, giving the protein MGSWTKMWPTDWALLMKSWLIFSLGLYIQVSKTLACPKVCRCDRNFVYCNERSLTSVPLGIPEGVTVLYLHNNQINNAGFPAELHNVQSVHTVYLYGNQLDEFPMNLPKNVRVLHLQENNIQTISRAALAQLLKLEELHLDDNSISTVGVEDGAFQEAISLKLLFLSKNHLSSVPVGLPLDLQELRVDENRIAVISDLAFQNLTSLERLIVDGNLLTNKGIAEGTFSHLSKLKEFSIVRNSLTYPPPDLPGTHLLRLYLQDNQITHIPLTAFSNLHKLERLDISNNQLRMLAKGVFDNLHNLRQLTVRNNPWLCDCSIKWVTEWLKFIPASINVRGFMCQGPEQVRGMAVRELNMNMLSCPTTTPGLPLIITPVPATTVPTTLAPSSSFPPSSSKYNPLTPIIATLPTVPDREDRERVTPPLSEWIQLSVHFVNDTCIQVNWMSLFSVMAYKLTWVKMGHSLVGGIVHERIISGEKQQSSLVNLEPKSTYRICLVPLDTYNNYRTGEDTVCSEATTKASFLNGSNIPSSHEQTTSQNLGSPFLLAGLIGGAVIFVLMVLLSVFCWHMHKKGRYTSQKWKYNRGRRKDDYCEAGTKKDNSILEMTETSFQIVSLNNDQLLKGDFRLQPIYTPNGGINYTDCHIPNNMRYCNSNVSDLEHCHT